Proteins encoded in a region of the Flavobacteriaceae bacterium HL-DH10 genome:
- a CDS encoding glycosyl hydrolase 115 family protein, translating into MKYFCLILSSTIVLLLIGCNSAISYKNDTSNVFEIYNNNTKAIILYEKGKALDSITAHLLSEDIYKVTNQRLNVVNNINAANGNTIVIGSMDSPLINVFLKDETLKEGFKDQWESYLYKTISNPTKKIKKAFIIAGTNPRGTAYGIFNISKKIGVNPWYWWADVPVTQSEELILEQPDFYSNAPSVAYRGIFLNDEDWGLQPWADKTFEPETGDIGPKTYSKIFELLLRLNANTIWPAMHPSTKAFFYYHDNAKMAEVYNIIIGTSHAEPMLRNNVDEWSEDTYGHFNYKTNKDNVYKYWEDRVKEAKDINAIYTIGMRGVHDSGMEGVKSNDEAVALLDGIIKDQRDMLKKHINLDVTQVPQAFTVYKEVLDLYKAGLKVSDDITLVWTDDNYGYIRALSNADEQKRSGGSGVYYHASYWGRPHDYLWLSTTNPYLIHEEMMKAYNLNNRKIWIINVGDIKPAEYNTQLFLDMAYDASKFQNPEYIATHQQEFYSEIFGSELGNSISKIREDYFQLAFERKPEFMGWSQTEPTTPIANTAYNTLANGDEIQKRIDAYDAIEKQVQVIETQLSGNLKSAFTQLVGYPVKASSHMNKKFLFRDKAMIYAKQGRKSASNYAKLSHQAYNEIEALTKKYNMLSNRKWEGMMDMKPRKLPVYDDPEIILSKTNTKEAIGISVEDTLTTSEGALQIPTFYVNDIKSYFIDIYLKHTDHGSWSFNDFPKWVKLSKTSGNLNVSNIDEERVFISIDWNAWKKAGEQTSKTFKIETNSEEKNIQINISKSYNSIPETSFIEKNGMAVMYANHFSKKNDIDTLKWKEIRGLGHSKSVMQSNLLKVSPILNQENAPFLEYEMYTETISETANLTLVAIPTHPLTTDSELRIAVQWNNEPIQLINFKTEGRSNTWKQNVLSNKALKQIQVPIKSTGKQKLRIYMFDPGVLLDYFVLNTRNQTQIPYKLMPETRLNSLK; encoded by the coding sequence ATGAAGTATTTTTGCCTAATATTAAGTTCAACAATAGTACTATTATTAATAGGGTGTAATAGCGCAATCAGTTATAAGAATGACACTTCCAATGTGTTCGAAATTTATAATAACAATACCAAAGCCATAATTCTTTACGAAAAGGGAAAAGCTTTAGATTCTATTACTGCGCACTTACTTTCAGAAGATATTTATAAAGTCACCAATCAGAGGCTCAATGTAGTGAACAATATAAATGCTGCCAACGGAAACACGATTGTCATCGGAAGTATGGATTCACCACTCATAAACGTCTTTTTAAAAGATGAAACACTAAAGGAGGGCTTTAAAGATCAATGGGAAAGTTATCTATATAAAACCATTTCAAATCCAACAAAAAAAATAAAAAAAGCTTTTATTATTGCAGGCACTAACCCACGAGGTACTGCTTATGGTATTTTTAATATCTCAAAAAAAATAGGCGTAAATCCTTGGTATTGGTGGGCCGATGTACCGGTTACCCAAAGTGAAGAACTTATTTTAGAACAACCTGATTTTTATAGTAATGCACCTTCCGTTGCGTATCGCGGCATTTTTTTAAATGATGAAGATTGGGGCTTGCAGCCTTGGGCAGACAAAACATTTGAGCCAGAAACAGGTGATATTGGACCAAAAACGTATTCTAAAATATTTGAATTGTTATTACGCTTAAATGCCAATACTATTTGGCCAGCCATGCATCCAAGCACCAAAGCGTTTTTTTACTATCATGACAATGCAAAAATGGCTGAAGTTTATAACATCATCATAGGCACCTCACATGCCGAACCTATGCTGCGTAACAATGTGGATGAATGGAGTGAAGATACATATGGTCATTTTAATTATAAAACCAATAAAGACAATGTATATAAGTATTGGGAAGACCGTGTTAAAGAAGCTAAAGATATAAATGCCATATACACTATAGGCATGCGAGGTGTTCACGATAGTGGTATGGAAGGTGTAAAAAGTAACGACGAAGCTGTTGCTTTACTAGACGGTATTATTAAAGACCAAAGGGATATGCTTAAAAAACACATCAATCTGGATGTCACGCAAGTTCCGCAAGCCTTTACCGTTTATAAAGAAGTTTTAGATTTATATAAAGCTGGACTTAAAGTTTCTGATGATATTACTCTTGTTTGGACCGATGATAATTATGGATACATTCGCGCATTAAGCAATGCAGATGAACAAAAACGTTCTGGTGGTAGTGGTGTTTACTACCATGCATCCTATTGGGGAAGACCGCATGATTATTTATGGTTGAGTACTACCAACCCGTATTTGATACATGAAGAAATGATGAAAGCTTACAATCTAAATAATCGAAAAATTTGGATAATAAATGTAGGTGATATAAAACCTGCGGAATACAATACACAACTGTTTTTAGATATGGCTTATGATGCCAGTAAGTTTCAAAACCCAGAATATATTGCAACTCACCAGCAAGAGTTTTATAGCGAAATATTTGGTTCAGAACTGGGAAATAGTATTTCTAAAATTAGAGAAGATTATTTTCAATTGGCTTTTGAGCGTAAACCAGAATTTATGGGCTGGAGCCAAACCGAGCCAACAACTCCAATCGCAAATACAGCTTACAATACCTTAGCAAATGGTGATGAAATTCAAAAAAGAATTGATGCGTACGACGCTATTGAAAAACAAGTTCAAGTTATTGAAACACAATTATCAGGAAATTTAAAAAGTGCGTTTACACAATTAGTTGGTTACCCTGTTAAGGCATCTTCTCATATGAATAAGAAATTCTTATTTAGAGACAAAGCAATGATTTATGCAAAACAAGGTAGAAAAAGTGCTTCTAATTATGCAAAGCTATCTCATCAAGCTTATAATGAAATAGAAGCTTTAACTAAAAAATATAATATGTTATCCAATAGAAAATGGGAAGGGATGATGGACATGAAACCTAGAAAGCTTCCCGTTTACGATGATCCAGAAATAATTTTGTCTAAAACGAATACGAAAGAAGCAATTGGTATTTCAGTTGAAGATACATTAACAACTAGTGAAGGAGCATTACAAATACCAACATTTTATGTAAACGATATAAAATCGTATTTTATCGATATCTATTTAAAGCATACTGACCATGGTTCTTGGTCTTTTAATGACTTTCCTAAATGGGTAAAATTAAGTAAGACTTCGGGTAATTTAAATGTTTCTAATATTGATGAAGAGCGTGTATTTATTTCTATCGATTGGAATGCATGGAAAAAAGCAGGAGAACAAACTTCTAAAACTTTTAAAATCGAAACAAATTCCGAAGAAAAAAACATTCAAATTAATATTTCAAAAAGCTATAATTCCATTCCCGAAACCAGTTTTATTGAAAAAAACGGAATGGCTGTTATGTATGCAAATCACTTTTCTAAAAAAAACGATATAGATACTTTAAAGTGGAAAGAAATTAGAGGTTTAGGGCATTCAAAATCTGTAATGCAATCTAATCTACTAAAAGTGTCTCCTATATTAAATCAAGAAAACGCACCATTTTTAGAATATGAGATGTATACGGAAACAATTAGCGAAACTGCAAATCTTACATTGGTAGCTATACCAACGCATCCCTTAACAACCGATAGTGAACTTAGAATTGCGGTACAATGGAATAATGAGCCTATTCAATTAATCAATTTTAAAACAGAAGGCAGAAGCAATACATGGAAACAAAATGTGCTTAGTAATAAAGCCTTAAAACAAATACAGGTACCTATTAAAAGTACAGGGAAACAAAAGCTTAGAATCTATATGTTTGATCCTGGCGTATTGTTAGATTATTTTGTTTTAAATACAAGAAACCAAACCCAGATACCTTATAAATTAATGCCTGAAACTAGACTGAATTCTTTAAAGTAA
- a CDS encoding glycoside hydrolase family 88 protein, whose amino-acid sequence MKKHILIACLSVLSLQTAFCQISDKKKVLENMQLANQYFMNKWQDVGKTIVTNKERPSHIWTRGVYYEGLMALHEIYPKEAYYNYAYDWAEFHKWGFRNGSANRNADDYCAAQTYIDLYNLEPDSKKLKSTKATINMLLNTPQLDDWSWIDAIQMGMPVFAKLGVLENDNRYYEKMYDMYMYTRNNHGDNGLFNPIDGLWWRDADFDPPYTEPNGEDSYWSRGNGWVIAALAKTLSIIPKDAPHREQYIIDLKSMAEALVPIQRKDGFWNVSLHDPKHFGGKETSGTALFVYGMAYGVNNGILDKGKYLPVIEKAWNAMIKESLHDNGFLGYLQSTGKEPKDGQPLSYDKVPDFEDYGLGCFLLAGAEVYRIQ is encoded by the coding sequence ATGAAAAAACACATATTAATTGCTTGCCTTTCAGTTTTAAGTTTACAAACAGCTTTTTGTCAAATTTCAGACAAGAAGAAAGTTTTAGAAAACATGCAACTTGCTAATCAATATTTTATGAATAAATGGCAAGATGTTGGAAAAACCATAGTAACCAATAAAGAACGTCCGAGTCATATATGGACACGTGGTGTTTATTATGAAGGTTTAATGGCATTACATGAAATTTATCCAAAAGAGGCTTATTATAATTACGCCTATGATTGGGCAGAATTTCATAAATGGGGTTTTAGAAACGGTAGTGCTAATAGAAATGCTGACGATTATTGTGCCGCACAAACTTATATTGATTTATACAATTTAGAACCTGATTCAAAAAAATTAAAGAGTACCAAAGCAACTATAAATATGTTGCTAAACACACCGCAATTAGATGATTGGTCTTGGATTGATGCGATACAAATGGGCATGCCTGTTTTTGCCAAGTTAGGTGTTTTGGAAAATGATAATCGCTATTACGAGAAAATGTACGATATGTATATGTATACAAGAAATAACCATGGCGATAACGGACTTTTTAACCCTATAGATGGGCTTTGGTGGCGTGATGCCGATTTCGATCCGCCTTATACAGAACCTAACGGAGAAGATTCATATTGGAGTCGCGGTAATGGTTGGGTCATTGCGGCATTAGCAAAAACATTATCGATTATCCCTAAAGATGCACCTCACAGAGAGCAATATATTATCGATTTAAAATCGATGGCAGAAGCCTTAGTACCTATCCAAAGAAAAGATGGTTTTTGGAATGTAAGCTTGCACGATCCGAAACATTTTGGAGGTAAAGAAACCTCTGGAACCGCTTTGTTTGTTTATGGCATGGCGTATGGTGTAAATAATGGCATTCTAGATAAAGGTAAATACCTTCCTGTTATTGAAAAAGCGTGGAATGCTATGATTAAAGAAAGCTTACACGACAATGGCTTTTTAGGTTACTTACAATCTACAGGGAAAGAACCAAAAGATGGACAACCTCTTTCTTATGATAAAGTACCCGATTTTGAAGATTATGGTTTAGGCTGTTTCTTATTGGCAGGTGCTGAAGTTTATAGGATACAATAA
- a CDS encoding family 43 glycosylhydrolase, translating into MKILKKRQSRLLVISLMLIVNTSLFAQFNNIKNDQFWNTVEGKPIYSQGGGIFRFADEITGEEKYYWYGVHYKEAELFRDNPTMTYERNHFVAVSCYTSTDLVNWTEEEPVLTKAEIDKNYPRTGWMGRLGVSYVKELKKYALLIQHNNQVLITIADKPTGPFKWHERLDMTDRIGTPNTGDQSVFTDYDTGVSYLVYSYGSGRNKIYISEIGVKDGKVTLLDCIQIFKGKGREGNCMFKYNGKYYVFASNLYGWDSSYAYYLVADDIKGPYKPTNEMLITPGCMDDFAHITQTGFFVNVKGTEQETVVYCGDRWANFAGNGLGYNQWMPMSFEDNTPYFNSLNSWNLNETSGEWQVANDNNYIKNASFEADRRIIPSPVKPIQAHITGWVTYVYQGNAVVVGDSESPQLNYFNTSEDRKTVVGEKSLNIEDKVTFKRKVYQIIESSPFVDLQDGIYNLYAKVKHNLKFKALKMYAESGGVQKSYFGKNETENWYTITLENIEVKNGKVEVGFYAYGTAGGSCQIDDVVLVKK; encoded by the coding sequence ATGAAAATTCTTAAGAAAAGGCAATCTAGGCTTTTAGTAATTTCATTAATGCTTATTGTTAATACTTCACTTTTTGCACAATTTAATAACATTAAAAATGACCAGTTTTGGAATACTGTTGAAGGAAAACCTATTTACAGTCAAGGGGGTGGGATTTTTAGATTTGCAGATGAAATAACTGGTGAAGAAAAATATTATTGGTATGGCGTGCATTACAAAGAAGCTGAATTGTTTAGAGATAATCCAACCATGACTTACGAACGAAATCATTTTGTCGCTGTAAGCTGCTATACCTCTACAGATTTAGTCAATTGGACAGAGGAAGAGCCTGTACTCACCAAAGCAGAAATCGATAAGAATTACCCTAGAACCGGCTGGATGGGAAGATTAGGCGTTTCTTATGTTAAAGAACTAAAAAAATATGCTTTATTAATTCAGCATAATAATCAAGTGCTAATTACTATAGCAGACAAGCCTACAGGACCTTTTAAATGGCACGAAAGATTAGATATGACCGACAGGATAGGTACGCCAAACACAGGCGACCAAAGCGTGTTTACTGACTACGATACGGGGGTATCGTATTTGGTTTATTCTTATGGAAGCGGTAGAAACAAAATTTATATTTCAGAAATTGGGGTTAAAGATGGCAAGGTAACGCTACTCGATTGCATTCAAATTTTTAAAGGAAAAGGGCGAGAAGGCAATTGTATGTTTAAGTACAACGGAAAATATTATGTATTTGCTTCGAACCTTTATGGTTGGGATTCTTCCTATGCATATTACCTTGTGGCCGATGATATTAAAGGACCTTACAAACCGACCAACGAAATGCTTATTACACCAGGGTGTATGGATGACTTTGCACATATTACCCAAACGGGCTTTTTTGTAAATGTTAAGGGTACAGAGCAGGAAACTGTTGTGTATTGTGGCGACCGTTGGGCAAATTTCGCAGGTAATGGTCTGGGATATAATCAATGGATGCCCATGTCTTTCGAAGACAACACGCCATATTTCAATTCCTTGAATTCTTGGAACTTAAATGAAACCTCTGGCGAATGGCAAGTTGCCAATGATAATAATTATATTAAGAATGCTAGTTTTGAAGCCGACCGCAGAATAATACCGTCTCCAGTAAAACCTATTCAGGCACATATAACAGGTTGGGTAACTTATGTATATCAAGGGAATGCAGTGGTTGTTGGCGATTCGGAATCCCCTCAACTCAATTATTTCAACACTAGCGAAGACCGAAAAACAGTTGTTGGTGAAAAAAGCTTGAACATAGAAGATAAAGTTACTTTTAAACGCAAAGTATATCAGATTATAGAATCATCACCTTTTGTAGACCTGCAGGATGGTATCTACAATTTGTATGCTAAAGTTAAGCACAATCTAAAATTCAAAGCATTAAAAATGTATGCTGAAAGTGGAGGGGTTCAAAAAAGTTATTTCGGGAAAAATGAAACTGAAAATTGGTATACAATAACGCTAGAAAATATCGAAGTAAAAAACGGAAAAGTAGAAGTAGGTTTTTATGCTTATGGAACTGCTGGTGGTAGTTGTCAAATAGATGATGTGGTATTGGTAAAGAAGTAA
- a CDS encoding glycosyl hydrolase, with the protein MLNRNYFILILLTLSIVACTKSQERSSDIENSMLSEITNQQKPWTRWWWMGSAVDSVNIKQNLIDLQKVGIGGVEIAPIYGVKGEEANFIDYLSPKWMSMLSYTTKIADSLGMQVDLTLGTGWPYGGPQVTPEFAATKLITQKYDVKKGHTFSKEIKVENPKERQPATLNYLLAYGEKGAYIDLTSLLKDNTISWKAEDDNYTIYAVFTGKTGQQVKRAAPGAKGFTLDHYSEDALNIYVKSFDEAFVGFDGKIRSIFNDSYEVYGTNFTPKFFEAFEHYRGYDLKPYLPLLLIEEDTNEGNRVKSDYRETLSNLLLYKFDNPWTQWANKHNFKSRLQAHGSPGNLIDLYASADIPECETFGSMPYDIPGLRREKEDIREGDADPVMLKFSSSAAHISGKPLTSSETFTWLRDHFKVALSQCKPEVEDLLLNGVNHVFLHGTTYSPERAQWPGWKFYASVNFNPNLALGEDESQLFNYIANCQSFLQSGNPDNENLLYWPIYDVWNSYLNNNLFFQFKIHSLDEWLHNQPFYETTKSLMEKGYGLDFVSDNFIETATFENGKIKLPGGNYKTLVVPTSTNMPLATLKKLIELKKQGAKIIFQNLPKSVPGFKNYAEQNEAMQKMISDNKSIIYPSEDIFSDLNEANVRPEKLVETGLKFIRRDNNGDKIYYLVNHTSRAVNQFIPINGNFEEVIIFNPNSSVFGKAKIKNEGNTTLVKVQIKPGESLFLKTNKNTSVKDWNYFEESNSSYNIEGNWNISFLRGGPALPKNGVISELTSWTTLSKDAENFSGTAKYTIEFENPDATAENWLLKLGDVRESAKVWINDTYLGTLWANPFEINIGKLKKGKNKMTLEVTNLSANRIRAKELRGEEWKNFYEINMVDKDYNKFDATKWNPMPSGILGPVTLTALKMN; encoded by the coding sequence ATGCTTAATAGAAATTACTTTATTCTAATTTTACTTACGCTTTCAATAGTTGCCTGCACCAAATCTCAAGAGCGTAGCAGCGATATTGAAAATTCAATGTTATCAGAAATCACAAACCAACAAAAACCATGGACGCGATGGTGGTGGATGGGAAGTGCTGTAGATTCGGTTAACATAAAACAAAATTTAATTGATTTACAAAAAGTAGGCATTGGCGGTGTTGAAATAGCACCTATTTATGGTGTTAAAGGCGAAGAAGCTAATTTTATAGATTATTTATCACCTAAATGGATGAGTATGCTAAGCTATACTACTAAAATTGCCGATAGTTTGGGTATGCAAGTCGATTTAACTTTGGGAACTGGTTGGCCTTATGGCGGACCGCAAGTTACCCCAGAGTTTGCAGCTACAAAACTCATCACTCAAAAATATGATGTAAAAAAAGGACATACTTTTTCAAAGGAAATTAAAGTAGAAAACCCTAAAGAAAGACAACCAGCAACACTTAATTATCTTTTGGCTTATGGAGAAAAAGGTGCTTATATAGATTTAACATCGTTGCTAAAAGACAATACAATTAGTTGGAAAGCAGAAGATGATAATTATACTATTTATGCTGTTTTTACAGGTAAAACAGGTCAGCAAGTTAAACGCGCAGCACCAGGAGCTAAAGGGTTTACTTTAGATCATTATTCTGAAGACGCATTAAATATATATGTTAAGTCTTTTGATGAAGCATTTGTTGGTTTCGATGGAAAAATTCGCTCTATTTTTAATGATAGTTATGAAGTTTACGGTACCAATTTTACACCTAAATTTTTTGAAGCGTTCGAACACTATAGAGGTTACGATTTAAAACCCTATTTACCATTATTATTAATTGAAGAAGATACCAATGAGGGAAATAGAGTTAAGAGTGATTACCGAGAAACCTTATCAAATTTATTATTATATAAGTTTGATAATCCTTGGACGCAGTGGGCAAACAAACACAATTTTAAATCTAGATTACAAGCACATGGTTCTCCAGGTAATTTAATTGATTTATATGCTTCGGCTGATATTCCTGAATGTGAAACTTTCGGTTCTATGCCCTACGACATTCCTGGTTTACGAAGAGAAAAAGAAGATATAAGAGAAGGCGACGCAGATCCCGTTATGCTGAAATTTTCTTCATCGGCGGCACATATTTCAGGAAAACCTTTAACGTCATCAGAAACTTTTACTTGGTTGCGTGACCATTTTAAAGTGGCGTTATCACAGTGTAAACCAGAAGTTGAAGATTTATTGTTAAACGGTGTAAACCATGTGTTTTTGCATGGAACAACGTATTCCCCAGAACGCGCGCAATGGCCAGGGTGGAAATTTTATGCTTCGGTAAATTTCAATCCTAATCTTGCTTTAGGTGAAGATGAAAGTCAATTATTCAACTACATAGCCAATTGTCAATCGTTTTTACAATCAGGTAATCCTGATAACGAAAACCTATTGTATTGGCCTATTTATGATGTTTGGAATTCGTATTTAAATAACAATTTATTTTTTCAGTTTAAAATACATTCTTTAGATGAATGGTTGCATAATCAACCTTTTTATGAAACCACTAAAAGCCTTATGGAAAAAGGGTATGGTTTGGATTTTGTTTCAGATAATTTTATTGAAACAGCCACTTTTGAAAATGGAAAAATAAAATTACCAGGCGGAAATTACAAAACGTTAGTAGTTCCTACTTCAACAAATATGCCTTTAGCTACTTTAAAAAAGTTAATAGAATTAAAGAAACAAGGCGCTAAAATTATTTTTCAAAATCTTCCAAAATCGGTTCCTGGATTTAAGAATTATGCTGAACAGAATGAAGCCATGCAAAAAATGATTTCAGATAATAAATCTATTATTTATCCTTCAGAAGATATTTTTTCTGATTTAAATGAAGCTAATGTTCGACCAGAAAAATTAGTAGAAACTGGTTTAAAATTTATTAGACGCGATAATAATGGTGATAAAATTTATTACTTAGTCAACCACACTTCTCGAGCTGTTAATCAATTTATTCCTATAAATGGTAACTTTGAAGAAGTCATTATTTTCAATCCAAATTCGTCTGTTTTTGGTAAAGCAAAAATAAAAAATGAAGGAAACACAACGCTAGTTAAAGTACAGATAAAACCAGGCGAATCTTTATTTTTAAAAACGAACAAAAATACTTCTGTAAAGGATTGGAATTATTTTGAAGAAAGTAATTCTTCTTATAATATTGAAGGTAACTGGAATATTTCATTTTTAAGAGGTGGTCCAGCTTTACCAAAAAATGGTGTTATTTCTGAGTTAACATCTTGGACTACTTTAAGTAAAGACGCTGAAAATTTCTCTGGAACGGCTAAATACACTATTGAATTTGAGAATCCAGATGCAACTGCAGAAAATTGGTTACTTAAATTAGGCGATGTTAGAGAAAGCGCTAAAGTTTGGATTAATGATACTTATTTGGGAACATTATGGGCAAATCCATTTGAAATCAATATTGGTAAACTTAAAAAAGGCAAAAACAAAATGACGCTTGAAGTTACCAATTTATCAGCAAATAGAATTCGTGCCAAAGAACTTAGAGGTGAAGAATGGAAAAATTTCTATGAAATAAATATGGTAGATAAGGACTATAATAAGTTTGATGCTACAAAATGGAACCCTATGCCATCCGGTATTCTTGGTCCAGTAACACTAACAGCTTTAAAAATGAATTAA
- a CDS encoding oligogalacturonate lyase family protein: protein MTKEENEIFKKNPKKSSYFDKIYEAKLERSLITIDVNTKEFNNIYSENAWLNHIQFSPTDPDILMYCHEGPWHKVDRIWNINIKTKKNQLIHKRTVHREIAGHEFFSPDGKIIWFDLQIPRGETFYLAGKNLKTGEEKRYGVKRDEWSIHYNISPDMKTFAGDGGDESQVAHAEDGMWLYHFIPKGDSLVSTKLVNMKNHNYDLEPNVHFSPNGKQIIFRANFEGNTQIYAVDIKKQN, encoded by the coding sequence ATTACAAAAGAAGAGAATGAGATTTTTAAAAAGAATCCAAAGAAATCGAGTTATTTTGATAAAATTTATGAAGCAAAACTTGAAAGAAGTTTAATTACTATAGATGTAAATACTAAAGAATTTAATAATATATATTCTGAAAATGCCTGGTTAAATCACATTCAGTTTTCACCAACAGACCCAGATATTTTAATGTATTGCCACGAAGGACCATGGCATAAAGTAGATCGTATTTGGAACATCAATATCAAAACAAAAAAGAATCAACTTATCCACAAAAGAACGGTTCATAGAGAAATTGCTGGTCATGAATTTTTTAGTCCTGATGGTAAAATTATTTGGTTTGATTTACAAATACCAAGAGGAGAAACATTCTATTTGGCAGGAAAAAATCTTAAAACAGGAGAAGAAAAACGTTATGGGGTAAAAAGAGATGAATGGTCTATCCATTATAATATATCACCAGATATGAAAACGTTTGCTGGCGATGGTGGCGATGAAAGTCAAGTAGCTCATGCAGAAGATGGTATGTGGCTTTATCATTTTATACCCAAGGGAGATAGTTTGGTTTCTACTAAGTTGGTTAATATGAAAAATCATAATTATGATTTAGAACCTAATGTACATTTTTCACCTAACGGAAAACAAATTATTTTTAGAGCTAATTTTGAGGGGAATACTCAGATATATGCTGTCGACATAAAAAAACAAAACTAA